A genomic stretch from Flavobacteriales bacterium includes:
- a CDS encoding sugar O-acyltransferase, whose product MAKVVVFGIQDFAELAHYYLTNDSDHEVVAFSVNASYLPESKEFRGLPVVAFEEVEHIYPPSEFKFFAPMAPNRMNRLREEVYLAIKEKGYECISYISTKATVCDNKIGDNCFILEDNTLQPFTTIGNNVVMWSGNHIGHHGVIKDHVMFTSHVVLSGHCVIENYCLLGVNSTIRDGITLAEGTFVAMAAAITRNTEPWSFYKGNPGISTDKSTKDL is encoded by the coding sequence ATGGCCAAAGTTGTCGTATTTGGAATTCAAGATTTTGCCGAACTGGCCCATTACTACCTGACAAACGACTCTGACCACGAAGTGGTGGCTTTCTCTGTGAACGCATCTTACCTCCCGGAAAGCAAAGAGTTTCGCGGACTTCCAGTTGTTGCATTTGAAGAAGTGGAGCACATCTATCCTCCATCGGAGTTCAAGTTCTTTGCACCTATGGCTCCCAATAGAATGAATCGTCTTCGTGAAGAGGTCTACTTGGCCATAAAGGAAAAGGGATATGAATGTATTTCTTACATAAGTACGAAAGCAACTGTTTGCGATAATAAAATCGGTGACAATTGCTTCATTCTCGAAGACAATACGCTACAACCGTTCACTACCATTGGCAACAACGTTGTGATGTGGAGCGGCAATCATATTGGGCATCACGGAGTTATCAAGGATCATGTAATGTTCACATCACATGTGGTTCTTTCGGGCCATTGCGTGATCGAAAACTATTGTCTCCTTGGTGTAAATAGTACCATACGAGATGGTATAACATTAGCCGAAGGCACATTCGTAGCCATGGCAGCGGCAATAACCAGAAATACTGAGCCTTGGAGCTTTTACAAGGGGAATCCAGGGATTTCGACTGACAAATCCACGAAAGACCTCTGA
- a CDS encoding methyltransferase domain-containing protein codes for MIKKLIYRSLSERNRMLVDFDWLRFKARHWGNRPKGELPNKLHLGCGRRKVTGFLNADIMGSDFDMDFGVGVLPLPSDHFEAIVSQEVIEHLELTQELIPLLRELKRILKSGGELWLSCPDMQKVCANYMKDKGVALLEDRKKRIPDFDLGDMPVQHIINHLFHQDGEHKNLYDFELLEWAIKKAGFSDIKEIDEATLLKRFPEFPPRNDGFVCMYVKAVKR; via the coding sequence ATGATCAAGAAACTGATATACAGAAGTCTGTCCGAACGAAACCGGATGCTGGTTGACTTTGACTGGCTGCGTTTCAAGGCTCGACATTGGGGCAATCGTCCAAAAGGTGAACTACCAAACAAGCTTCACTTAGGATGTGGACGAAGAAAGGTGACAGGATTCTTGAATGCTGACATTATGGGGTCAGACTTCGACATGGACTTTGGCGTTGGAGTCCTTCCTTTACCATCAGACCATTTCGAAGCCATCGTATCTCAGGAAGTGATTGAGCACTTGGAGCTCACCCAAGAACTCATTCCACTTTTACGAGAGTTGAAAAGAATTCTGAAATCTGGTGGTGAGCTTTGGCTATCATGTCCAGACATGCAAAAAGTGTGCGCCAACTACATGAAGGACAAAGGTGTTGCATTATTGGAGGACAGAAAAAAGCGGATTCCAGATTTCGATCTGGGAGACATGCCCGTACAGCACATCATCAATCATCTTTTTCATCAGGATGGGGAACACAAGAACCTGTACGATTTCGAACTCTTAGAGTGGGCCATTAAAAAAGCCGGTTTCAGCGATATTAAAGAAATTGATGAAGCAACGCTTCTCAAAAGATTCCCCGAATTTCCTCCAAGAAATGATGGCTTCGTGTGCATGTATGTGAAAGCGGTCAAAAGGTAG
- a CDS encoding dTDP-4-amino-4,6-dideoxyglucose formyltransferase yields the protein MTRILLISDIGFQIEHFRKLFAIHKCDSFATLSVHCSPGSETELKNVSPAVTSLNIKENVEWILTSFDVVVSYHCRQLFPAEIVRHLRCINIHPGLNPYNRGWYPGVFSIANGLPAGATIHEIDEKIDNGPIIAQKQIEILPEDTSGTVYPKIIQAEYDLLEEWFMPMLTGNYKTFSPSETGNLNYKKDYYALQQLDLNQTSTVGETIDKLRALTHPPYKNAYFIDKETGDKIYISVEMKRVKKE from the coding sequence ATGACCAGAATCCTACTCATTTCTGACATTGGGTTTCAGATCGAACATTTCAGGAAGCTGTTCGCAATTCATAAGTGCGATTCATTTGCCACACTCTCCGTTCACTGCTCACCTGGCAGCGAAACAGAACTGAAGAATGTGAGTCCAGCGGTCACTTCGTTGAACATCAAAGAAAATGTTGAGTGGATATTGACCTCTTTCGATGTTGTGGTCTCCTACCATTGCCGTCAACTGTTTCCAGCAGAAATTGTACGCCATCTGCGCTGCATCAATATTCATCCTGGTCTTAATCCGTATAACCGCGGTTGGTATCCGGGAGTGTTCAGCATTGCCAATGGACTTCCCGCTGGCGCTACCATTCATGAAATTGATGAGAAGATCGATAATGGGCCGATAATAGCCCAGAAACAGATTGAGATTCTCCCAGAAGACACTTCAGGCACGGTCTACCCCAAGATCATTCAGGCGGAATACGACCTGTTGGAGGAGTGGTTCATGCCCATGCTTACTGGCAACTATAAGACATTCAGCCCGAGCGAAACGGGAAATCTCAACTACAAAAAAGACTATTACGCACTTCAGCAACTTGACCTGAATCAGACCTCAACTGTTGGAGAAACCATTGATAAGTTAAGAGCGCTAACCCACCCACCCTACAAGAACGCTTACTTTATTGACAAGGAAACGGGTGATAAAATTTACATCTCCGTGGAGATGAAACGCGTAAAAAAAGAGTGA
- a CDS encoding methyltransferase domain-containing protein, which translates to MTKKYDKIVKHYEDCLDQHGDTHKGVDWPNPEDAEVRYSVMLGIATFHDVNETTSILDFGCGTGHLLEYISGNTEIKIEYSGLDISKKFVDVARSKFPNNTFYCLDILETPIGRTFDFIVMNGVFTEKRELSFDEMWEYFTNMLKVVFDYSDKGIAFNVMSKNVDWEREDLFHVSLDKLTDFLVKNLTRNFVIRNDYGLYEYTVYVYKN; encoded by the coding sequence ATGACCAAGAAGTACGACAAAATTGTAAAGCATTACGAAGATTGTCTTGACCAGCATGGCGACACTCACAAGGGAGTTGACTGGCCAAATCCGGAGGATGCTGAGGTTAGATATTCGGTGATGTTGGGAATTGCCACGTTTCATGATGTTAATGAAACCACCTCCATTCTCGACTTTGGCTGTGGCACTGGTCATCTACTGGAGTACATCTCGGGCAATACTGAAATAAAAATTGAATACAGCGGACTGGACATTTCCAAGAAGTTTGTTGATGTTGCCCGATCGAAGTTCCCGAACAACACCTTTTACTGTTTGGACATTCTTGAAACACCGATCGGAAGAACATTCGATTTCATTGTAATGAATGGCGTTTTCACCGAAAAACGAGAACTTTCCTTTGATGAAATGTGGGAGTATTTCACCAACATGCTCAAGGTGGTTTTTGACTATTCCGATAAAGGGATCGCCTTCAACGTAATGTCTAAGAACGTTGATTGGGAGCGCGAGGACCTTTTCCATGTCTCTCTTGATAAACTGACCGACTTTCTGGTCAAGAACCTAACCCGTAACTTCGTTATCCGCAACGATTACGGACTCTACGAATACACCGTTTACGTTTACAAAAACTGA
- a CDS encoding DegT/DnrJ/EryC1/StrS family aminotransferase — protein sequence MADRINVTKTHLPPLDEYQRMIGEIWKSGQLTNVGAKHVELQNKLKEYLGVKHLQLVSNGTIAIQLAIKALGLTGEIITTPFSYVATVSSIVWENCSPVFVDIDRDDFCVDATKIEAAITENTSAILATHVYGIPCNVELIQEIADRHNLKVIYDAAHAFSIELDGKSLLNYGDVSTLSFHATKVFHTGEGGAVVTDNDELAHKLWYHGNFGHRGPEEFWGLGINAKMSEIHAALGLCILPCMDEILRNRKKTVVLYDKIFTPVKSVKRLDIKKGIKHNYSYYPVVFDSEETLLSVLDALQKLNIYPRRYFYPSLNKLPYLHKHVEMPVAEDISRRILCLPLSSDHNADVVNTIGSAIIDIVK from the coding sequence ATGGCCGACCGCATTAACGTAACCAAAACACACTTGCCTCCGCTGGATGAATACCAGCGGATGATCGGAGAGATATGGAAGTCCGGTCAGTTGACAAACGTGGGGGCAAAACATGTTGAGCTTCAGAATAAACTGAAAGAATACTTAGGAGTAAAACACTTGCAGCTGGTCTCTAACGGGACGATAGCCATACAGCTTGCCATTAAGGCCTTGGGGCTAACTGGCGAGATCATTACAACTCCATTCTCATACGTAGCAACGGTATCATCCATTGTATGGGAAAATTGCTCACCTGTTTTTGTAGACATTGACAGAGACGATTTCTGTGTTGATGCAACCAAGATCGAAGCAGCAATAACCGAGAATACCTCGGCCATTCTTGCAACACACGTTTATGGTATTCCATGTAACGTGGAATTGATACAAGAGATCGCAGACCGACACAACCTAAAGGTGATCTACGATGCTGCACATGCTTTCAGTATTGAACTGGATGGAAAGTCACTCTTGAACTACGGAGATGTTTCAACGCTCAGCTTTCATGCAACCAAAGTGTTTCACACGGGCGAGGGCGGTGCAGTAGTAACCGATAATGATGAACTCGCTCATAAATTATGGTACCATGGAAACTTTGGGCACCGCGGACCAGAAGAGTTCTGGGGATTGGGCATTAATGCAAAAATGTCGGAGATACATGCTGCTTTGGGGTTGTGCATTCTTCCATGTATGGATGAAATTCTCAGAAATCGGAAAAAAACGGTAGTCCTTTATGATAAGATTTTCACTCCTGTAAAATCGGTCAAACGCTTGGACATCAAGAAAGGAATCAAACACAATTACTCATACTATCCTGTAGTTTTCGATTCGGAAGAAACGCTGCTTTCAGTGCTTGATGCGCTTCAAAAGCTGAACATTTATCCGAGACGTTACTTCTACCCTTCGTTGAACAAGCTTCCATATCTGCACAAACATGTAGAAATGCCTGTTGCCGAAGACATAAGCAGGAGAATTCTTTGTCTTCCACTTTCTTCAGATCACAACGCTGATGTGGTGAATACGATCGGGTCAGCAATCATTGATATTGTCAAATGA
- a CDS encoding DUF616 domain-containing protein, with product MHVCESGQKVVLTMPRIVVYTAIFGNKDDAPELINKKQLGNLDVTFVCLTDNPNLRSSDYEVKLVEKRFSDITKNARNIKINGFDGIENFDIAIWHDSSIQLHCDQLAKLAEFGHEHGISAFHHVRYCVYLETIACIDQKKDNPLTLTKQVYNYFKEGFPANFGLHETTIMVFNLKTYLQSELRTIWWKEIEKHSRRDQISLPYARWRSGIEVNLLAHWKEKGHNNEFSTYVGHRYAHYNDSWPYSFLTSFLVRTICKKLLYEMRRRR from the coding sequence GTGCATGTATGTGAAAGCGGTCAAAAGGTAGTCTTGACAATGCCGCGTATCGTAGTCTATACGGCCATTTTCGGTAATAAAGATGATGCTCCAGAACTCATCAACAAGAAACAGCTTGGTAATCTTGATGTTACATTTGTATGCCTGACCGACAATCCGAATCTGAGGTCGTCTGACTACGAAGTGAAACTGGTAGAAAAACGCTTTTCAGATATCACAAAAAACGCCAGGAACATAAAGATCAACGGGTTTGATGGCATCGAGAATTTTGACATCGCCATTTGGCACGACTCCAGTATACAATTGCACTGCGATCAATTGGCAAAGCTCGCTGAATTTGGACACGAACACGGGATATCCGCATTTCATCACGTTCGTTACTGCGTTTATCTTGAAACGATTGCCTGTATTGACCAGAAAAAAGATAATCCGTTAACTCTAACCAAGCAGGTATACAATTACTTCAAAGAAGGGTTTCCTGCAAATTTCGGTCTGCACGAAACCACAATAATGGTATTTAATCTCAAAACTTATTTGCAGAGTGAACTGAGAACAATTTGGTGGAAAGAGATTGAAAAGCATAGCAGACGAGATCAAATATCCCTTCCTTACGCAAGGTGGAGGTCGGGCATTGAGGTCAACCTGCTCGCACATTGGAAGGAAAAGGGTCACAATAATGAGTTCTCCACTTATGTAGGTCACCGTTACGCCCACTACAACGACTCATGGCCTTATTCATTTCTAACTTCATTTCTCGTCAGAACGATATGCAAAAAGCTGTTGTACGAAATGAGGCGCAGAAGATGA
- a CDS encoding FkbM family methyltransferase: MKTVETKVRSTPMKLMAHTRSLELCSRMNYETENLDFIDKMKEGDVMYDLGACEGRFSVYAALHGIRCVSFEPEQENFKVLTSNIELNGIDGSLITPLNYGVSDQTKEGRMNIGQPWAGGHQKVVDSGEKRADLDFDFKTVQEIKLISLDDAVVKLGIPLPNYLKVDIDGSEIPFMRGAQKVLSGPQLTGVIYELQVEDESYDFVVKNLAEHGFRENSRHQVPNEPNLFNIIFYRDEQPS, encoded by the coding sequence ATGAAAACGGTAGAAACCAAGGTACGTTCGACTCCAATGAAACTGATGGCACATACTCGGTCATTGGAACTATGCTCAAGAATGAACTACGAGACTGAGAACCTGGATTTCATCGACAAGATGAAGGAAGGTGATGTGATGTACGACCTCGGTGCCTGTGAAGGCCGGTTCTCCGTTTATGCTGCCCTCCATGGAATTAGATGTGTGTCATTCGAACCAGAGCAGGAAAACTTCAAGGTGCTGACCAGCAATATTGAACTCAATGGAATAGACGGTTCGCTTATAACCCCGCTGAACTATGGCGTAAGTGACCAAACGAAGGAAGGACGCATGAACATTGGTCAACCTTGGGCCGGAGGTCATCAAAAAGTAGTGGACAGTGGTGAAAAACGAGCTGATCTTGACTTCGATTTCAAAACGGTGCAAGAAATCAAGTTGATAAGCCTTGATGACGCAGTTGTCAAATTGGGCATTCCGTTACCAAACTATCTCAAAGTTGATATTGATGGTTCGGAAATACCTTTTATGCGAGGTGCGCAGAAGGTTTTGTCAGGACCTCAACTCACGGGAGTCATTTATGAGTTGCAAGTTGAAGATGAGAGTTATGATTTTGTCGTAAAGAACCTTGCAGAACATGGCTTCAGAGAAAACTCTAGGCACCAAGTACCGAACGAGCCGAACCTGTTCAATATCATCTTCTACAGAGATGAGCAGCCCAGCTGA
- a CDS encoding phytanoyl-CoA dioxygenase, whose product MSELEFYNENGYVLKQSFFDTGEVANILNEAKGVFLKQFQAKGYFNDSTLLKDISEKGFNSALFRLFQEDFQCLSNCGKQVQHLIDLHRLSLDERIVRTIRSLGMEVPVVSTRPVLFFNHPNLAKEKVYYQVDAHQDWRSMQGSLNSMVVWIPLVDVPLELGALQVLPKSHLMGLRTDHLHQGFGMVKLTPEEEKSLVSVEVKAGDALFFSSFLIHQSGQNTSENPRWSTHFRYNDLNEPTFVQRGYPHAYIYRPVGEQLTPDFPSLEQVKATFK is encoded by the coding sequence ATGAGCGAACTGGAATTTTATAATGAGAACGGATATGTACTCAAACAATCGTTTTTCGATACAGGTGAAGTCGCAAACATTCTTAATGAAGCCAAGGGGGTTTTCCTGAAACAATTTCAAGCAAAAGGTTATTTCAACGACTCCACCTTGCTGAAAGACATCTCTGAAAAGGGCTTTAATTCCGCCTTGTTCAGGTTGTTTCAAGAAGACTTTCAGTGCCTCAGTAATTGTGGAAAGCAAGTTCAGCATCTGATTGACCTACACCGCTTGAGTTTGGATGAACGCATAGTTAGAACCATCCGTTCCCTTGGAATGGAGGTTCCTGTTGTCAGCACTCGCCCGGTACTATTCTTCAATCATCCAAATCTGGCTAAAGAAAAGGTCTACTATCAAGTCGATGCACATCAGGATTGGCGTAGCATGCAAGGTTCTTTGAACTCAATGGTAGTCTGGATTCCACTCGTTGATGTTCCGTTGGAGTTGGGTGCCCTTCAAGTGCTACCGAAAAGCCACTTGATGGGGCTCAGAACAGACCATTTACACCAAGGTTTTGGTATGGTGAAGCTAACGCCCGAGGAGGAGAAATCGCTGGTATCGGTTGAAGTAAAAGCAGGGGATGCACTTTTCTTCTCCAGCTTTCTCATTCATCAGAGCGGACAGAACACCAGCGAAAATCCACGGTGGAGTACACATTTCCGCTACAACGACCTCAATGAACCGACCTTTGTACAGAGAGGTTACCCACATGCTTACATTTACCGTCCGGTCGGTGAGCAACTAACCCCAGACTTTCCCAGCTTGGAACAGGTAAAAGCAACATTTAAATGA